The sequence below is a genomic window from Candidatus Sungiibacteriota bacterium.
TACAGTCCCTTTCCCAATCTTTAATGCGGTTTCAACAGAATCTCTTACTCGTGCTCGTTCAATATCGTTCGTAAGTGAGAAGCGATCAACCACAACTTCAATATTATGTTTTTTTTGTTTATCCAGTGATTTAACCAAAGCTTCGTCCAGCAGCATAACCTCATCATTTATTCTTGTTCGTAGAAACCCGCCTCGTTTTATTTCCTCAAGAATGCTTTTATGCTCACCCTTTTTGCCCCGTACCAAAGGAGCCAAAATCATGACTTCTTTACTTTTGGGAAGGCGGAAAATATTTTCTACAATTTGATCAACTGTCTGTTTGCCGATTGGTTTACCGCATTCGGGACAATGCGGTTTTCCTATTCTGGCAAAAAGAATGCGGAGATAATCGTAGATTTCGGTAATCGTGCCTACTGTTGATCGCGGATTTTTGGAAATTGATTTTTGGTCAATGGAAATTGCCGGGGAGAGCCCCTCAATTGATTCTATGTCGGGCTTGTCCTTTATACCCAAAAACTGACGAGCATAAGCAGAGAGAGACTCTACAAAACGCCGCTCGGCCTCGGCATAAATAGTATCAAAAGCCAGCGATGATTTACCTGAACCGGATAATCCTGTAATAACCACGAGCTTATTTTTAGGGATGTCCAAATCAATGTCCTTTAGATTATGGACGTTGGCACCCCTGATTTTTATAGCTTCGGATTCCCTTGAATTCTTCATGGTAAATATATATTATATAACGGATGTCAAGTATCTACAATATGACAAAGCAGGCCCCTTCTTCAGCGGGGGTTTATATGTTTAAAAGTGGCTCGGACAGGCCACTTTATATCGGAAAAGCAGTTAATCTCAAAAAGCGGTTGGCCTCCTATTTTAGAAAAAATATAGGCGGAAAAGCCCGATACTTACGCGGAGGAACTATCGGTATTGAGTGGATTGAGACACCTAATGAATTTGCTGCCCTAATTAAAGAGGCCGAACTCATAAAAAAGTACCGCCCTAAATACAATATCCTCCTGCGTGACGATAAAAATTATTTTTACGTTGGTGCCACCAAAGAAAAATTTCCGCGCCTTTTTACCACTCACCAGCCGGCGCAGAATACGCATTTCATAGGCCCCTTCACTAGCGGCGTGGCGTTAAAGACTGCCTTAAAGTTTTTACGCAGAATCTTTCCATACTGCACGTGTAAAAAACCGCACAAACGAAGATGTCTCACAAGTCAAATTGGCCGATGTTTGGGCTACTGTTGTGTTAAAGCTCAAACTCCGGCGGAACGAAAAATTAAAGAATATGGTGGAAATATAAAAAATATAATGGCGATACTGCAAGGCAAGAAAAAACATGTTATTTTATTGCTGAAAAAAGAAATGCGCGCGGCTGTTAAAAAACAGGAGTTTGAGCGCGCCGCAACATTACGTGATCAAGTCAGCGGATTGGAAAATATTTTTGGCCATGCGCAGTTGCTTGAAGTACGACTTCCTGTCGGAAGTCGGACTTCAGTTGGATCCTGGAGGAAAATAGAAAAGAACCTGCGAACTATTCTAGCAACCAAAAAGAAAATTTCGCGTATCGAAGGATACGATATATCCAATATTTTTGGCAGTGCGGCCACAGGTTCCATGGTGGTATTTAGTAACGGTATGCCGGTAAAATCAAAATATAGAAAATTTAAAATAAAAACCATCCATCAAAGCAACGACATAGCTATGTTGCAGGAGGTACTTCGGCGGAGATTTCAGCACAAAGAATGGAGTTTTCCGGACCTTATACTAATTGATGGCGGTAAACCCCAGTTAAACGCCGCTCTGGCGATTTTAAGGAAGTCCTACTTCTCCAGGGAAGTCCGGCTTTCAAAAGTTGTTTCTCTTGCTAAACGCGAAGAAGATCTTTTTATTCCGGGAAGAAAGCATCCTATCCGGTTACGGATATTACCCCAAGAAACCTCATATTTCTTCCAACGGATACGAGATGAAGCGCACCGGTTTGCCAAGCAATATCACCAAAAACGACGCGAACTGCTATTCCGTCAATGATAATAGCTTAAAGAAGCCCTAAAAAAAGCCGTCAAATTTGACGGTTTTTTTCTTATTTTTCTCAGGAAAAAAGATATATAGATTTATCAATGTTTTTGTATTTTTATATGACCACTTTTTATCAAAAAATTAAGCAACAAGTTTATAAAATTGGCAATATAATATTATTTATACACAGAAAACCACCCCATAACGATTATAATGTAAGAAGAGATGAAACTACAATCGGATACACCAAAAACTAACCTATCCTCTATCGAATATATTTCTTTGTATGAAGCTGGAAAAATAACCGGTATTAACCCGGACTATTTTCGGCTTTGTATTCGTAAGGGTTATCTTAAGGGAGTGAAGGTTGGTAGAAATTGGGTTACTACCTCGTTGTGGCTTGAGAACTATCTAAATACTTATCGCCGCAAGGAACAAAAAGTAGAAATTATCAAACCATTGCCAATACCGTCAGTAGTGTCTGTAAGGCGCCTTGAGAGTTTACGTCTGCAACTTTCTAATCTGCGATTAAATCTTAGTACTGCCAAAAATGCAGTTACAAATATTCTCTCTGCTGTTCCGGGTATATTCGTTGTAGTACCTCTTTTAGGAATACTAACAGCAATAGCGGCTTTGGGAGCAGGGTCTACAGATTTAACAATTGATCGTGATCCTCTTCCGA
It includes:
- a CDS encoding GIY-YIG nuclease family protein, translating into MTKQAPSSAGVYMFKSGSDRPLYIGKAVNLKKRLASYFRKNIGGKARYLRGGTIGIEWIETPNEFAALIKEAELIKKYRPKYNILLRDDKNYFYVGATKEKFPRLFTTHQPAQNTHFIGPFTSGVALKTALKFLRRIFPYCTCKKPHKRRCLTSQIGRCLGYCCVKAQTPAERKIKEYGGNIKNIMAILQGKKKHVILLLKKEMRAAVKKQEFERAATLRDQVSGLENIFGHAQLLEVRLPVGSRTSVGSWRKIEKNLRTILATKKKISRIEGYDISNIFGSAATGSMVVFSNGMPVKSKYRKFKIKTIHQSNDIAMLQEVLRRRFQHKEWSFPDLILIDGGKPQLNAALAILRKSYFSREVRLSKVVSLAKREEDLFIPGRKHPIRLRILPQETSYFFQRIRDEAHRFAKQYHQKRRELLFRQ